From a region of the Tursiops truncatus isolate mTurTru1 chromosome 13, mTurTru1.mat.Y, whole genome shotgun sequence genome:
- the ESCO1 gene encoding N-acetyltransferase ESCO1 isoform X3 has product MMSIQEKSKENSSSVIKKSEDKNLETQIQGSQKNLVKKSGPKEAIKSLVKSSNESKVNQPDELGTCMSTRSASSDKKASKPINKNMVTVKGHSQQESTKQKKLSQKKSVHKTPKSNEQLNRRSQRLQQLTEVSTRSLRNRDIQGQVQAVKQSLPPTKKEHRSNTKSKSNKVKTNQKHVKRKVLEIKSDSKEDENSVTNEVINSPKGKKRKVEHQTASTCSSQCIKVSEKCLQKNTRKEETKSVPVTSSEIKRSKMAASVVSKKNEMKKSVHTQVNTSAKSQKSPQPSVPEQSTDNELEQAGKSKRGSILQLCEEIAGEIESDTVEVKKESSQVENVKEEKPTEIKLEETDTERQILHQKETSQDVQCNRFFPSRKTKPVKCILNGINNATKKNSNWTKIKLSKFNSVQQNKLDSQFSPKLCLLRPSFSLPALEMHHPVTQSTFLGSKPHDDKNKACQQEEMKEINSEEVKLNDITVDINKTPQKPPENCCLGNQIKPPPDQPLDNQKKDSFESTPDKNCSLCLESKLENNPVENTTTTVSTLLSQAKIDTGESKFPGSAPKQHNILTNQTSKTSDNREIPPNHSWPKCNSHLEITIPKELKLKEAEKADEKQLIIDAGQKRFGAVSCNVCGMLYTASNPEDETQHLLFHNQFISAVKYVVLLINHHECGSEEEFITSLFLSMFNFRYTQRSLSFPIRFLEGLEKRKNSS; this is encoded by the exons ATGATGTCCAttcaggagaaatcaaaagaaaattccTCCAGTGTTATTAAAAAGAGTGAAGATAAGAATCTAGAAACACAAATTCAAGGTTCTCAAAAGAATCTAGTAAAAAAATCAGGTCCAAAGGAAGCTATAAAATCACTGGTTAAATCTTCCAATGAAAGTAAAGTCAATCAGCCTGATGAATTAGGAACATGCATGAGCACAAGGTCAGCATCCAGTGATAAAAAAGCTAGTAAacctattaataaaaatatggtGACTGTAAAGGGACATTCACAACAAGAATCTACAAAGCAGAAGAAATTATCTCAGAAAAAGTCAGTGCACAAAACCCCTAAATCAAATGAACAGCTTAATCGAAGATCACAAAGACTACAACAGTTAACAGAGGTTTCAACAAGGTCTCTGCGTAATAGAGACATTCAGGGTCAAGTTCAAGCAGTTAAACAGAGTTTGCCACCAACAAAAAAAGAGCACCGTAGCAATACTAAGAGCAAATCTAATAAAGttaaaacaaatcagaaacaCGTGAAAAGAAAAGTGCTGGAAATAAAGTCTGATTCTAAAGAGGATGAAAATTCTGTAACTAATGAAGTAATAAAttccccaaaaggaaaaaaacgcAAAGTAGAGCATCAAACAGCCTCTACTTGTAGTTCTCAGTGCATAAAAGTATCTGAAAAGTGTCTTCAGAAGAATactagaaaagaggaaacaaaatctGTGCCTGTAACTTCTTCTGAGATAAAAAGATCAAAAATGGCTGCTTCAGTGGTCTCTAAAAAGAATGAGATGAAGAAGTCAGTTCATACACAAGTGAATACTAGTGCAAAATCCCAAAAAAGTCCACAGCCATCAGTGCCTGAACAAAGTACAGATAATGAGCTGGAGCAAGCAGGAAAGAGCAAACGAGGGAGCATTCTCCAGCTCTGTGAAGAAATTGCTGGTGAAATTGAGTCAGATACTGTAGAGGTAAAAAAGGAATCTTCACAAGTGGAAAATGTAAAGGAGGAGAAGCCTACAGAAATAAAATTGGAAGAGACTGAtactgaaagacaaatacttcatCAGAAGGAAACAAGTCAGGATGTTCAGTGTAATCGTTTCTTCCCCAGTAGAAAAACAAAGCCTGTGAAATGTATTCTAAATGGAATAAACAACGCAACTAAAAAGAACTCCAACTGGACTAAAATTAAGCTCTCAAAATTTAACTCTGTGCAGCAGAATAAATTAGACTCTCAATTTTCCCCTAAATTGTGCTTATTACGACCCAGTTTTTCACTGCCTGCGTTAGAAATGCATCATCCAGTGACTCAAAGTACATTTTTAGGGTCAAAACcacatgatgataaaaataaagcttgccagcaggaagaaatgaaagaaattaattctGAAGAAGTTAAACTTAATGATATTACAGTTGACATTAATAAAACCCCCCAAAAGCCTCCTGAAAATTGTTGTTTGGGTAATCAGATAAAACCACCTCCTGATCAGCCATTGGATAACCAGAAGAAAGATTCTTTTGAATCAACGCCAGATAAG AATTGCAGCCTATGTTTGGAATCTAAGCTTGAAAACAATCCAGTGGAAAATACCACTACTACTGTTTCAACTCTGCTCAGTCAAGCAAAAATTGATACAGGGGAGAGTAAATTTCCAG GTTCAGCTCCCAAACAGCACAATATACTCACTAACCAAACATCTAAGACCAGTGATAACAG ggagatACCACCAAATCATTCTTGGCCTAAGTGTAATTCCCATTTGGAGATAACAattccaaaagaattgaaactaaaagaagcagagaaagctgaTGAAAAACAGTTGATCATA gATGCAGGACAAAAAAGATTTGGAGCGGTTTCCTGTAATGTTTGTGGCATGCTTTACACAGCTTCAAATCCAGAAGATGAAACACAGCATCTGCTCTTCCACAACCAGTTTATAAGTGCTGTAAAATATGTG